From a region of the Helianthus annuus cultivar XRQ/B chromosome 5, HanXRQr2.0-SUNRISE, whole genome shotgun sequence genome:
- the LOC110943247 gene encoding uncharacterized protein LOC110943247: MESSEVVDGADVVIPLASVKQVMDRYANTLYGYFLGKRLAFPVVDYFAKNNWVKYGLDRLMMNANGFFFFKFKTKEGMDKMLEDGPWMIRNVPIILKMWSASIKLEKEDLKAIPVWVKMHDVPLTAYTEDGLSLIASKIGVPKLLDTYTATMCADSWGRSSYARALIEVQAGAELKRSVTVAIPSLDGNGYSKVEVKIEYDWEPLRCSGCCVFGHDDCSCTKNPQVVPIGDYGKKGDDFQVVGAKKKKATTQGLHIKNQKPKVVYRPVVKPKPNAAVKNSNQVSTSNPFDSLKDDDGNGNMGGRVAGNQGGTTVGRVEKKPSRDEQESDEEEGYNNGVQDSYDKCINTLESKDENRWLCARLGPMLMIEL, encoded by the exons ATGGAGTCTTCTGAGGTTGTTGATGGAGCTGATGTTGTTATTCCGTTGGCTTCGGTTAAGCAAGTCATGGACAGGTATGCAAACACTCTCTATGGGTATTTTTTGGGTAAACGGCTAGCGTTTCCGGTGGTGGATTACTTTGCTAAGAACAATTGGGTTAAGTATGGTCTGGATAGATTGATGATGAATGCGAATGGCTTCTTCTTTTTTAAGTTTAAAACTAAGGAAGGGATGGATAAAATGTTAGAGGATGGGCCATGGATGATAAGAAATGTTCCGATTATCTTGAAGATGTGGTCGGCCTCTATCAAATTAGAAAAAGAGGATCTTAAAGCTATTCCGGTGTGGGTAAAGATGCACGATGTGCCGCTTACAGCTTATACCGAGGATGGTCTTAGTTTGATTGCATCAAAGATAGGGGTGCCTAAGTTGTTGGATACGTATACTGCTACGATGTGTGCTGATTCTTGGGGAAGAAGTAGTTACGCTAGAGCTCTTATTGAAGTGCAGGCGGGGGCTGAATTAAAAAGAAGTGTCACTGTTGCCATTCCATCTTTAGATGGTAATGGTTATTCTAAGGTGGAAGTCAaaattgaatatgattgggagcctttaaggTGTTCGGGTTGCTGCGTTTTTGGTCATGATGATTGTTCGTGCACAAAgaaccctcaggttgttccaaTTGGGGATTATGGGAAAAAAGGTGATGATTTTCAGGTGGTGGGTGCTAAAAAGAAGAAAGCTACTACTCAAGGGCTtcatataaaaaatcaaaaacctaaGGTAGTCTATCGTCCGGTTGTCAAACCTAAACCGAATGCGGCTGTGAAAAATTCGAATCAGGTTTCAACGTCGAACCCCTTTGATAGTCTTAAAGATGACGATGGTAATGGTAACATGGGGGGTCGAGTGgctggtaatcagggaggtaccaCCGTGGGTCGGGTTGAGAAGAAACCTTCAAGGGACGagcaggaatcggatgaggaggag ggttataATAATGGTGTGCAAGATTCATATGACAAATGCATAAATACACTTGAATCTAAGGATGAAAATCGGTGGCTATGTGCTAGATTAGGACCGATGTTGATGATTGAATTGTGA
- the LOC110943246 gene encoding endoglucanase 8-like produces the protein MELLALGVLQKITIIARAYSKFVNFSTTQVYLIGGYYGAGGNIKSNFLMAFATMLAWRVINFGWLMGAELRNMIMAVKWGTYYLLKASTTDAGYVQLGDPISDHNCWERPEDMDLLRMVYKIDQNQNHPGSDVA, from the exons ATGGAACTTCTGGCCTTAGGAGTTTTGCAAAAG ATAACTATTATCGCCCGTGCATACTCTAAATTTGTAAATTTCAGTACTACACAG GTTTATCTGATAGGTGGTTACTACGGCGCCGGAGGCAACATAAAGTCAAATTTTCTAATGGCGTTCGCAACAATGCTGGCATGGAGAGTAATCAATTTTGGGTGGTTAATGGGCGCTGAGCTCCGAAACATGATTATGGCAGTAAAATGGGGAACATATTACTTATTAAAAGCAAGTACAACAGACGCCGGTTATGTTCAACTAGGGGATCCTATTTCGGACCATAACTGTTGGGAGAGGCCGGAAGATATGGATCTGTTGCGGATGGTGTATAAGATTGATCAGAACCAGAACCACCCTGGATCTGACGTGGCATGA